Part of the Desulforegulaceae bacterium genome is shown below.
TTATGTCTAAAATGCTTTTACTTGGTCTTACAAGGGCAGAAGCATTTATAAGCCCTGTAAGCTCATCTATTGCGTAAAGAACTTTTTCCATTTTGTGGACAGGTTCAACATCTGTACATATACCGTAGCCATGGCTCATTACAGCCCTTATATAATCTTTTGGCCAATTGTTTTCTTCAAGAATTTCCTTTGTTTTTTTACAATGTTCATCAGGCCATTTTTCGTAATCAAGGTCGTGGATAAGACCTATAATTCCCCATTTTTCTGGATCTTCTCCAAATTTTAATGCAAAATGTTTCATTGTTCCTTCAACAGCCAGGGCATGTTTAATAAGCCCTTCTGTTTTTGTATATTCTTTTAAAAGTTCTAATGCTTCTTTTCTTGTGGGTATGTATGAGTCGTTCATTTTATTCCTCCAGACCAGATTTTTGTTCAGTGATTAAGTATCAAGTTTGACAATCGCTGAAGTGAGATTAAATTATTAATTGATATCAGGGAAATAAAAAACAAAGATTTTGTCAATGTTTTAATTGAAGCCCAGTTGAAACAGGCAAAATCAGATTAAAAGTTTATAAGCATCAAATCTAAAGTTGATTGTTGGATGTAAGAAGAAACTTATAATTTCGTCTTTAAAACAGGGGGTTAAATGGGTAAGGAAAATGAAAATTTAAGTGTTTTTGATTTAAAGAAAATGTCTGAGCTTATGGTCAAGTATGTAGATAAACAATTGTGCCTGGCTGATGCTTTTGCAATGAACAGGGTTGAAACAGAGCTTCCTGAGCCTGCAGTGTTTTTTGATTTTTTAGAAGCTTTTCAAAAGTTTGCACTAAATCCGGAAACTGTTTTTAATTTAACTCTTAAAACTATGAAAGATTATAGTAAAGCTTCCTCTGATGTAGTTGTTGATTTCTTTGATTTGGAGAAAAGAAAAGAAAGAACAATGACAAATAGACGATTTAGATCCCCGGAATGGAATAGAAACCCTTTTTTTCAGCTTATGCGGGATTTTTATCTGATAAATTACAAAAACATTAAAGAAGCCGTTGCAAGTCTTGAAGATATTGATCCTGATAAAAAGAAAAGAGTGGCTTTTTATACAAAACAATTTCTTGAAGCAGTTTCCCCTGCGAATTTTTTAGCTACAAACCCTGAAATTATTCAGCATACTTTTGATAGAAAAGGTGAAAATCTTTTAAAGGGATTTGAGAATTTTCTAGATGATTTAAGCTGCGAAGACGGAACTCTTGATATAAAAATTTCAGATGACAGTGCATTTAAACCCGGGAAAAATATTGCCCTTACCAAAGGAAGTGTTGTTTATCAAAACGATCTTCTTCAGCTTATTCAATACAGCCCTTTAACACAAAGTGTTTTTGAGGTACCGGTTCTTATCACTCCCCCTTTTATCAATAAATATTATATCCTTGATATAAATGAGGAAAGTTCCCTGATTAAGTGGCTTATAGAGCAGGGCTATACTGTTTTTGTAATTTCATGGGTAAATCCTTCAGAAAAGCATTCAGAAAAAAGATACGAAGATTATATCCTTGAAGGTCAGGTTGAAGTTCTTGATGTTATTGAACAAATAACCAAGTCCAAAAAAGTTTCTGGTATAGGTTATTGTACAGGTGGAACTCTTCTTGCTACAACAGCAGCTTATTTGGAAGCAATTAATAAGCAAAAATTTGCATCGCTCACCTATATGGCAACATTGATTGATTTTTCAAAGCCAGGTGAACTTGGAAATTTTCTGGACGAATCACAGGTGGAAAAAACAATTGAGGACATGGAAGAGGTTGGATATTTAGACGGCAGGATTCTTGGCCAGACATTTAATATGCTAAACCCAAGCGATCTTGTTTGGTCATATGCTGTTCGTTATTATCTCAAAGGCAAGGGTCCTATTCCTTTTGATATTTTGTATTGGAACTCTGATGCAACAAATCTTCCAAAGAAAATGTATGCTTTTTATCTTAAGAGTATGTATGGGGAAAACAGGCTTAAAAAACCCGGCGGAATAACAATAGAGGGAGTTCCAATTGATCTTTCAAAAGTTAAGGTTCCTTCATATTTTCTTTCAACTGAAAATGATCATATAGTCCTGTGGGAAGCTGCTTTTAAAGGAGCTTTGCTTTTTCCAGGAAAAGTAAGATTTGTTTTAGGCGGTTCAGGTCATGTGGTGGGAGTTATTAACCCTCCTTTTAAAAGGAAGTACGGATACAGAGCTGCAGAGTTGGATTTTGATTCTCCTGAGGAGTTTTTAGAAAAAACTCAAAAGAAAAAAGGTTCATGGTGGGTTGACTGGTATGAATGGAATTCTGAGTTTTCAGGCAAACTGGTTCCAAAAAGAATACCTGGAAAAGGAAAGTTCAAAGAAATTGAAAAAGCTCCTGGAACCTATGCCCTGATAAGAGCTGAAGATATAGTCAAAGGAACTGGAATTCAGATCCAGTCTTAGATTTATAAAATAATTATAATCAAGTTTTTTAATAGATTTGCCAGTTCCCAAGCTTTTTGCTTGGGAACGAGTCCTGAACAAGTATGAGCCTAGGCCAAACTCGAAGTTTGCTGGTTCCCAAGCTCCTGCTTGGTAACCCATGTTTCAGATAAAAGAGCTTGCTGATTAATCAGCTTGCTTTATGTGTTTTTACAAATAAGTTCTGTTATTTCATATGCTTACATTCCCAAGCTGGAGCTTGGGAACGAGCCTCGAATTATGTGCGAGGGATATTCTTTGCTGGAATATCCCTAAATAAAAGGTGTGGGTAGTCGCAGAACTGGAGCTTGGGAACGAGCCTCGAATAAAAGATCTGGGTAATGGGTAGAGCTTTTTGCTTGGCAACTTAATTCAATAGGATTTGTTATTTTTTAAAGCTGTTTTAATTAAATGATTATCCAACAATTGCCTTAATTGCCTTAATTGTTGGAGGTCTTAAAAATAGCAACCCCTTGCACCTCTCCTATGCCGCCGTTTCCGTGTACAAGTCCATACGACGACTTTTTTGCATTTTTTAATTTTTGATACATCTCTATGACTCCGTTGAGGGCTGGATTGTTCCAAGGTGCCTTAGCAAAGTTCATTCCTCCTGTTATGGTGATTTCATAATCTTTTAATATTGCAGGTAATTGGGCCATATCGCCCACAATTTCTGTAGCGAGCAAAAAGGCCATTGGAATTGGTGGATAGCAGGTATAAGCTTCGAGATATAAGTTGCCTTTTTTAAATTCCTGAACAACATTTAAATTTGATTGATTGGCAGCAGCCTTAACAGCAGTTTTCAAGTGTGGAAATATATTTCCTTTTTTACCGACAATTTCATCTATTCTTTGTGGTGAGCCCTGGACCATACAATAGCTTGCACCTGTGACTTTTACTTTTTTATTTTCAGGGATCTGCAAAAGCTTGGATGTTTTTTTGCTGGTTACAATAATTCCTCCGGAAAAATCAATGTTGGGGTTTGCACAGTCAGTCAATTGAAATAAATTTGCCCCCAGATCACTTAGTGTCTTGCCCCGTTTTCCTTCTACTTCCAAGCCTAGTATATTTTCATAGGTTTTTTTATAGTTCAGGTATAATTGGTCACAAAGAAAAATGAATTCATCTTCAGATAAACAATGTTTTCTGCAAAGATTCTTTGCCAGATGATTGTAACACTCTAAGATGCTCTTATCTGGAAAAATTCTCATGGCTTGAGTTATAGCTTCTTTCCCATAAATTTGTTTATTGGTGAGTAATGGTTCATAGCCAAAAATAAATACCGCATCATAGAGATCATAGTTGATAAGTTCTTTTGCATCAGATAATGCCTGTATGGGCCCAGCCCCACTTTTATAGGTATTAATTTTACAAATTGACTGGCAATCAAATACCCTAAAATAAAATTTATTTGCCGCTTCAAAATTATTTATCAGGGGGTCAATAAAAAAATATCCAATTCTGCTTTTATTTTTCAAGAGCTTGTAGTGTATTTTTATTGCTTCCCAGAAAGTTTCCTTTGCCGATTTATAAGACACTTTACTTCCCAATCTATCCTCTAATTTACCTGAATAAATAATCTCTGTCATTTACTCACACTCCACCTGTTTTGAGTTCTTTGTTTTTTGACTTCTTTGGAAGAAAAATTTGAATAATATTATTTTATATTGAATGATGATATAATCCATAAAATTTCTAGACATATTAAATTATTAAAAGCAGGAGGTAAAAATGAATTACAATGCTGTGATAACTTCAACAGAAGACAAGGTTGGCACAATAACATTAAATCGTCCTGAAGAAAATAATACATTTAACATTCAAATGGCAACAGAACTTAATCATGCTTTGAAGGAGTTTGACAAGGATTCCAGTGTTAATGTGATAGTTATTAATGCTAATGGGCGAAATTTTTGCACAGGAATAGATGTAAATTATGTTGATGGAAAGTCCATGGAATCATACTTAGACTGGGTTAGGTTAATGGGGGAAATGAATTTAACCATAGCAAACATGGTTAAGCCTGTTATTGCTTCAGTTCATAGAATTTCTGTAGCAAATGGAATAGGACTTGTTGCTGGATGTGATTTGGCTATTGCCAGTGATACAGCTAAATTTGGTGCGACTGCCATCAATGTAGGATTGTTTTGTATGGGTCCGGCAGTACCTCTTTTAAGAAGCTTGGGCAGAAA
Proteins encoded:
- a CDS encoding HDIG domain-containing protein; amino-acid sequence: MNDSYIPTRKEALELLKEYTKTEGLIKHALAVEGTMKHFALKFGEDPEKWGIIGLIHDLDYEKWPDEHCKKTKEILEENNWPKDYIRAVMSHGYGICTDVEPVHKMEKVLYAIDELTGLINASALVRPSKSILDIKLKSVKKKWKDKSFAAGVNRSTIEKGAKMLEIDLGELMSETIEAMKTIADEIGLKGNL
- the phaC gene encoding class I poly(R)-hydroxyalkanoic acid synthase, with translation MGKENENLSVFDLKKMSELMVKYVDKQLCLADAFAMNRVETELPEPAVFFDFLEAFQKFALNPETVFNLTLKTMKDYSKASSDVVVDFFDLEKRKERTMTNRRFRSPEWNRNPFFQLMRDFYLINYKNIKEAVASLEDIDPDKKKRVAFYTKQFLEAVSPANFLATNPEIIQHTFDRKGENLLKGFENFLDDLSCEDGTLDIKISDDSAFKPGKNIALTKGSVVYQNDLLQLIQYSPLTQSVFEVPVLITPPFINKYYILDINEESSLIKWLIEQGYTVFVISWVNPSEKHSEKRYEDYILEGQVEVLDVIEQITKSKKVSGIGYCTGGTLLATTAAYLEAINKQKFASLTYMATLIDFSKPGELGNFLDESQVEKTIEDMEEVGYLDGRILGQTFNMLNPSDLVWSYAVRYYLKGKGPIPFDILYWNSDATNLPKKMYAFYLKSMYGENRLKKPGGITIEGVPIDLSKVKVPSYFLSTENDHIVLWEAAFKGALLFPGKVRFVLGGSGHVVGVINPPFKRKYGYRAAELDFDSPEEFLEKTQKKKGSWWVDWYEWNSEFSGKLVPKRIPGKGKFKEIEKAPGTYALIRAEDIVKGTGIQIQS
- a CDS encoding enoyl-CoA hydratase-related protein, with amino-acid sequence MNYNAVITSTEDKVGTITLNRPEENNTFNIQMATELNHALKEFDKDSSVNVIVINANGRNFCTGIDVNYVDGKSMESYLDWVRLMGEMNLTIANMVKPVIASVHRISVANGIGLVAGCDLAIASDTAKFGATAINVGLFCMGPAVPLLRSLGRKRTLELIMTGDIINADKALEIGLINKIVAEADLIEETKKYAKKLADKNPVTMQLGKKSFYQIEDMNFEDAIELTNYHFATLCTLDSTKASIDEFLDKNSKINKKK